From the Solanum stenotomum isolate F172 chromosome 4, ASM1918654v1, whole genome shotgun sequence genome, one window contains:
- the LOC125863418 gene encoding uncharacterized protein LOC125863418 translates to MAFKANILLIFSLVLMIISSEVIAREMVEANEVQNTFELNNPTLQKKGGGGKGGGSLFPNIACFGCSCPKKDDNNNNNNNDDDDDDDDSFIGNVCKAICC, encoded by the exons ATGGCATTCAAGGCAAATATCTTGCTTATATTTTCTTTGGTTCTTATGATTATATCATCAGAGGTTATTGCAAGGGAAATGGTTGAGG CAAATGAAGTTCAAAATACATTTGAATTGAACAACCCGACACTCCAAAAAAAAGGTGGTGGTGGAAAAGGTGGGGGATCATTATTTCCTAATATAGCGTGTTTTGGTTGTAGTTGCCCAAAAAaagatgataataataataataataataacgatgatgacgatgatgatgatgatagtTTCATTGGTAATGTTTGTAAAGCCA